A segment of the Haemorhous mexicanus isolate bHaeMex1 chromosome 3, bHaeMex1.pri, whole genome shotgun sequence genome:
GGCAGCCACCAGCCATGCCGCCGGAGCGAAATCCCACCAAGTTCAGGAGAAGACGGCGGCTTTAAGATGGCGGCTCACCGCCCTGCCCTGAAACTCATCCCTAGCACGGCCCCTCCCGAGGGTTGGAAATTCCCGCTGCCAGGGCGGCACCGgcaggctggaggtggcactgagggcgGGGAAGGTGCCGGGGTGGGATGTCGTACCGCCACGTGCCGGCGCAGGGTGGACATGTCGGTGAAGGTCCTGTCGCAGGCGCGGCACTTGTAGGGCTTCTCGCCGGTGTGGATGCGCTGGTGGCGCCGCAGAGCGCCCTGCTGCGTGAAGGCCTTGCCACACTGCTCGCAGAAATAGGGACGGGTCTCTGGGAATAACAGGGACAGCAATCACAGGGGTGGGGGCACTtaggagagagcagctggctcTTCCCTTATTGGAATTTACCAATACAGTCGGACGGGATGtgcctgagcttgtctggcCCTCGCTGCTGAACTAAATagcagcactgtggtgttttaacccagagacacttttggctggctggatgctgcagctgggtgctTGGAGACAAGTCCAGgcatgcaggagctctggtggtgGTGGGATGGAGCTTCCTCCTTTAAGAGGGTCTGCTCCTCAGGTTTCCCTCTGGCAGAGAAGCTTTAAGGGgatggtgaaggaaaggagctggttctgatggagggtttcgatccagagctttgttctggccCACAGGCCTCTGAATCCAGCAATGGCTCCAACAGAACTCCCTAACCTCATGGTTGCTGTTCTTTTTAGccccagggaggagagggagggaaggaacaCGAGGGATCACCAACCAGGTGGGGGGGGGAAATTCTCAAGGGACAAatgacacctggatggcccaatgTCCCTTCAGGAATAGGGCATCTTTTGAATTTTGCCAATCACTCCACGCCCTTCTTGAATGCCAGGACTGACAGACAGTGCTCAGCAGGGGcaagggagggggagggagaggtggctgacacacctggggaggaaaTTTTCAGGGAGAAACCCAGGTACCTGAGGCAAACCATGACATCACACTGCAAcattccctggaagtgttcaaggctggatggggcttggagcaacctgggagagtggaaggtgtccatggcaggggatggaatgagATGACTCCTAAGGTCCCTTCTAATCCCAACCATTCCATGATAAATATTTCCCAATGCCTGCCAAGGCTACTCTACTCCATCCTCTTCTCCAAATTCTTTCAGCTGCACAATCCAGGCCTCAGTTTTCTAGGATACCACACAACGTTCCTATGAGCCAGGGTCAGGATGAACCCTGCTTCCCAATGGAATTCCCATCcttggaggtgtccaaggaatgcctggatgtggcactcagtgctcttgTGACAAAGTGGGGATTGGGCACAGTTTGAACTCGATGAccttggagctcttttccaacctcagtgattctgaGACCCCCTAATTCAGCAATGGGTTGGAATGTCCCCGTCCACACTGGGAAGTACCACAATGCCACCAttccttttcccagccttgGAATTACCTGCATGGACGttgctgtgctgggccagggaggCTCTGAGTCCGAAGGCTTTCCCACAGACCTCACACCTGTAGGGTTTGGCTCCCAGGTGACAGCGCTTGTGGCACTTCAGGTACTCGTTGGTGGCAAAGTGCTTCCCGCACACGTCACACCTGAAGAGCCGCTCTCCTGAGGGAAGAGAAACCGGACGTTGGGAATTCTCCCAGGGGAATTTTGTCCTTCAGTCAGTCTGCAAATCACAGAacccaggctggaaaagacctccaaggtcatagagtccaacctgtgcccagTCCCCACCTTGGCaaccagtgccacatccagctgtCCCCTGAGCACATCCAGGCATGGGGACTCCATCCCATTCCAGTGCCTGataaccctttccatgaaggaattcttcctgatatccaacctgaatCTCTCCTGGCACCACCTGAGGACATTCCTTTCATCCTATCACTTGTTccttgggagcagagcccaaatTCCCCCTGGCTCCTGTCAGGGAATTGTGGAAAGCAACAAAATCCCTCcagagtctccttttctccaggctaaaagTCCTTCTATCCCTATGAATTCCTTCCTGGTACTTGGATACTATTCCAagagtcacaaaaaaaaaaggggggcatttattttgtatttcagcaataaaacagaaaaggcaTGGGAAAACCACCTGGAATATTGAATTCCCACCTGTGTGCGTCCTTTTGTGGCCGGTGAGTTTTCCTCTGTCGGCAAAGGAAGCGCCGCAGTCCTCACAAATGTAGGGcttctccccagtgtgggatCTAACGGAGAGAAAACACCAAAGCTCAGGAATTAATTAGGTCTTGATCCCTAAAATACTGGATTTAAAACAATGTTTGGGTTTTAAATGTagtgggaaaaggaaattcTGCTCCCTCAGAAAAGTGAGTGTTTCCAGGTACAGGTGCTACACTCCAGGAGTAAAACTTCCATTTAAAatttaccttttaaaatttaaaattcccatttaaaaTTTACCTTCTCCGTGCTTTCAGGCCCTAAAAATCCATCTTTTTTTCCGAGACAGTTCAGAGcatgggaaaggagaaaaaagggaaaataacagaaaatgaCAAAGAATCAGAAAAATCTGAGCGTAATCTTAACTTATTCCAACCCAAACAGGAAGATGTCCAAAATCATTCCTGATCTTGAGCTGTCAGGACAAAGGATTATCATCAATCTTGCTCTGGAGAAAGATGGGAAATTCCATGGGATGATTCACCCTCTCCTGGGAAAGGGCACATCCACACAGACACCACCAGGGAGCAACTCATCCCGTCAAGCTCCAGCTGAGTGGCGTGGATTTGGAGTTGCACATGGAGATGAAACCCCATGGCAATTCCTTGCTCTGAGAGCGAGCACATCTCAGGATCTgtttctccaggatccctgacTCACTCTTCATCACTGAGGGCCATCGTGGGATTTTAGAGCCTGTCCCAAATGATGGATATTCCCTGCAAGTTTGGACAGGGTATCCATGTCGAAATCCTGACCATGGGAGATGCAATGTGGAGCCAAAGCTTTTGCATAAGGGAATTAATCACGGATCCCACTGAACCCAATAACCCTGCGTTCCTGCTCTAAGGGGCAAGGAATGTGCATGGCTGGAATCTGACCTGGTATGGATCTTGAGCTGGGAAGGCTGAGCAAACCTGGAGTGACACACGCCACACTCGTAGGGCTTCTCTCCGGTGTGCGTGCGCATGTGGAACACCAGCGCCGTGCGGGAGCTCAGGATCTTGCCGCACACGGAGCACAGCGGCCGCTTGGCCCTGCCCTCGTGCTTCCGCATGGAGTGAGTCCTCACATCCCGCTTCCTCTTGAAGGTggcctggcagaggctgcaggagaacCTCCTCTCCTCGCTGTGCACGCAGGCACGGTGCTCCTTCCAGCTGGTGTAGCTGGCGAAGGCCTTGCTGCACACCTCGCAGCGGTACACCTTGCCAGGCAGGCTCTGGTGCACATCCCGGCAGTGATCCACGTACTTCTTCCGGGAGACAAACTGCTCCTGGCACTTGTCGCACTGGATCACGTAGATGGATTTCTTGCTGGCCACGCTTCTACTGGCCTTCTTTAGTTTAAACCCTGGTTCAGGTTCTTTGCTGTCCTTCTCTGTTGAggcttcatcctcctcctcctcctcctcagaacATTCCTCGTTGTCCCTGCTTCCTTCAATTTCCGAGTATCCTGTGTCATAGTCTCCCTGCTCCTCGCCCTTCACACTCATTCCACCCTCATCTTCATTCCCTCCTTCAGCTTCCTGGGATTCCTCTTGCTCCTTGCCCCTTTCTGCTTCAGCAACAGATGAATTCCCGGCATCTTCCTCACACCCTGAGGTTTCCGGTGTCCCATCCCAAGTCTCTCCGTCGGGATCTTTATCATGGCTCGTGGGGTTTGGGCCATGTGTGGGTGGAACCACCATCCAATAGACAGGCAGGAGTTTCCTCTCTTGCCCAGACTCATGGATTTTCCTGTTAAAAGTGGAGGACAACTTCCATTAAGTTTAATTGAAACTTATTAATTGTTTAATTGTTCCAATTCAGGCCTTGGGGGAAGAGTCCTTTCCTTTGAATTGTTCCTTGCATCATTTAAGAAATTCCCAGCATGTTTGGAAAGCCTGAAAATACGGAGATTTTGGCAAGAGTTGGACCagataattaaagaaaattaaaatgcctCAGTTCATTAAGATCTGTATTTTTCACCTGACCAGGAATGTAGGATGGACTTTTCCTCCCAGGCCATGAAATTATGGATttaaaccaaaggaaaaagagattaaatgcCCAGATGGGGACACAAAATTCCTActtaaaaccccaaatctgagGATTCCAAAGAAATCTGGTGGCACAAGTCCCCCTTAATCCAATGGGAAATTCCCTAAACTGCCCATCTAGGAGACCTTAATCCACGCATCCGCACTGCAAGGCCAAATGAAAAATCCCTATTTCAACACGCTTCGAGTCAGATCCAAGGAACTCTGGAACTGAGGCAGGGAGGACTCCAGGAATGATTCACCCCGGAATCCCAAGGAAGCGCATTCCCGGGAATGCCGTACCTGAGGTGGGAGGTGTAGGCAGCCCTGTGGGCGAAGCTGGCGGGGCAGCGCTGGCAGCGGTAGGGCCCGTCCCCGGTGTGTGTCCGGACGTGCACGGCCAGCCCGCACTTGGAGCTGATGGCCTTGTCACAGTAGGGACACGCCTGGGATTCCCgcttctgctcctgccccctgcccagggaatggccatccttgttctccaggctggtGATATCCACACCCAGTCTGGCTGGGGAATGTGGCTTGTTGCACTTGGGCAGCTTTGCTGgtctggattttggggctggaaaagctgtggcctcctgctccaggcctcCTGCTTGGCTTTCAATGAGCTCAtagcctggcagcagctcctgatgtTTCTGCCTATCCCAAAGTTTCCTCTGCACGGGAATTGCCATGACTTGGGAAGAGTTCCTGGGGTTTTCCTCTTGCTGGATACAAGGCCACTGCGATCCCCTATTTTCACCCCTCTGCCCTTTCAGGTGGAGGCTCAAATCCAAGCCCTTCCTGCCCTCTGCCTTCACTTCCTCACAGATATCAAGCAAATCCTTGCATTCCAGCCTTTCTGCTATTTCCTTCATCCTCTGGAGTTTTCCCGCCTCAATCTCCACCTCTGCCGTGTACACGAACTCCAGGAAGGAGGTGAACTCCTCGGTGTAGATGTCCGGCAGAGTCACCGTGCACTTCTGGGTGTCCAGCATCTCCTGGTGCAGGAAAAGCCCCTTGAAGTAGTTGCTGGAAGCTGCCAGGACGGCTTTATGAGCCAGGAATTCCTCCTGAATTCCCAGGTGTTGGGTGAGGACTGTCACGTCGCAGAGGTGCCCGAGCCGGTACAGGGAATGCAGAGCCCTCAGGAGGTTGGGAGCAGCAACCTTGGACTTCATCAGGATTTTCTTCTCCATCCTgccagaagaaacagaaaagcgTTGGAATGATTTTTCCTATCTTTCCATTCCAGTATGGCAGGGAAAGCCCAGTGGAATTCCATGTCCTAATTCCTTGTTCACCCTTCAAAGGTGGAACTGTAAGAACCACTGAGACTGGAGAAGACCTCCAACCTTTGATGGAGCACCACCACCTGAACTAAACCATCTCCAAGGAGCAGGAAATTGAGTGAATATGGGCAAAAGAATGCTTGCTAAATTCAGTTGGAAAAGGATTGCTCACATCCGGATTCCTACTGGGTAAttcccacagccagcagggatctCTGCAATGCTCCCAACCCAGCACCTGCCAACTATTCCCACGTGGAGACACAACCCCAGCACACTGGAAGCAGTGCAGATCCTGAGGTTCAGCTCCAAAATCCACAGGAGCTTCCAGCCCATCTGCTGCCTCCgtgttttccagcaggaaatccTGGTTTGAGTGCAGTGCTTAGAGAAATCAATGAGAGCAGCACGTGCtaatttcctgctgctcctttgcaAGATTCCCATCTGCGATAAGATCTCGATCCGCGCTCCCACGGGAACTCCTCTAACACCAGGATCTGACACTGAGCCTGATGGGAGAGATAAATTCCAAGATCATCTCCAAGTTCAGCTGCTTCTGGATTAAACCCCCCACCAGCAACTGAAGCATCCTTCCACAAATCCATCAATTCCCACCATTTTTTCCTTCGGAAAAAACCCctgatatttgtattttatgttCCCGTTTGGAAGTTGATCTTTAGCTTTCCGAAGTGCTGCCGAATCCTTAAGTCTCCAAAACACTCACTCCAAGGATTTAaacaaaatccccatttcctcCTCATTTGTTTGTAACTTCTTCACAGTTTTTTCCCTGCCAGTTCGGgaataaatactttaaaaatgtgcACACGTGTGCAAGATTTGCAGGAAGCATAATTAATGCAAGAGATTATTTGCCAAGACACTTTAATTGCATCAGAACTGATGGAAAACTCAAACCGCATTTCAATTCCATTATGGAGTTCCTGATGAGGAACTGGAATTGGTacaattcctttaaaaaataaagtccaGCAGTGGCCTGAATCtccaagaaaatatttatatttgtatatttttataatcTCCATTTACCTGCTGGAAGGATTTCTATGTTATCCACCAGAAAATGTCCCTTTACGCTCCAGAGCATCTCTATTTATTGTTCAGGATCAATCTCCATTTACCCCTCCAATCTCCATCTATTCTTCAGGAAAATCCCCATTTAtgctccaggggaaaaaaaaaaatttaaaaaaaaaaaaaaattctcaatttGTGCTCCAGAAAACCCTCCATTTATGCTCCAGAGAACTTCCATTCTCTCTCCAGCAAACTGCTGGCCAAATTAGTCTAAAAGTCCTAaagtttgggggggttttttgaaACAGAGCACTTGGATTTCTCCCTAACCACGTTACCTTCGGGACACCCCTGGCAAGGCTCCTCCCCCGAGGAATCCAAGGCTGGCCCAGCACCGCCGCTCACCATCCTCTGGGAATGCCGCCGCGCCGCCTTGCTCCTCGTGCCGCTGGCACAGCCGCGATCATCTTCTGGATTTTTGAATGCAGCCACTAGATTTTTATCCGTAGATGCCTGGGAAGCGCTGCGAGGAAAGCAGAGACAGGCAATGTTTATCCCGGCGCTCGCCATAAGCGGGAGGCTCAGCGCTCCGGGACACGAGGGGTCACCTGGGCGCTTCCGGAGGCGGCAGCAGCCGGCAATCGCCTCCCGCCCGGCGGCAGCAGCTCAGAtcgctcccgccgctcccggggGTAATTCCCGGCGCTCCCGGGCTCCATCCCGAGGGTCcctcccggccccggcccgccctTACCCCGCCTGGGCCCGGGCCGGCTCCCGCCCGAAAGCGCCATGGCCGCctcagcgccgccgccgccgccatcttgaGCGCGGGCAGGGCGTTCCCACTGCGCTGGGGAAAATCCTTTAAAGCGATCCTTAAATCCACCCGAatcctcccctccccaaaaaaaacaTTCCCTAAACGACCCGTTTTGGAAACAATTTGTTCTCGCGCTTTCAAAAAGCCGGGTTTTATGAGGTTAAATGAGCTCAGTGATGCGTGTCCTCAGgttgctggggcagctcctcaggCTTTCCCAGTGTGGATACTGGGATATCCATGAAGATACTGGGATATCCATGAAGATACTGGGATATCCATGAGGATACTGGGATATCCACTGTGGATACTGGGATATCCATGAGGATACTGGGATATCCACTGTGGATACTGGGATATCCACTGTGGATACTGGGAGATCAGTGCCTGTGAAAAACGccagcataactttctaacataacacatgtaatattcattttaatatttacaaaaaGCCAGTCGTAAAATATGCGTTTTTCACAGTGCCAGAGGTAAGAGAGGTGTTtatataaaccagtataaagcTCTGAACTTTAGTGGGGTAAATCTGGGATTAGGGCAAATCAGGGTTTCCTTGTTTCTTCCCACTGGGAATATGGATCCCATATTTCTGTCTGTTATCACATAAAATAATGTCAAGGTGGGCTAGCAAGCACTTCCAATCTTTTTTCCAAGATAAGTTCCTcttttgaagcatttttttcccacttaaGTGCAGGTTTTAAAGTCTTCACATTTTAACAGCTTGTAAAAACGTTGGATGACTGTAATTCCCTgaggaaatgtaaaataaattccttcataaaaaaataaatataaggcAAGGCAGACATCTGTGTTATCCACGTTTTCAATCCTGATTATTTTGTTTGTAGCCAGGGAATGTTTCTATTGTCCAGACGCAGCTCTCGGAGCGGGAAGAACGAGCAGCAATATGAGTGATCCGTGTTGAAAATGTCAGGATAATATTCCTGTGTCTTGGCACGAGGGAATggtgtttgcttttcctttatcGGGAAACTGGCGTGCTcggcagctctgccccagaggGGTCGGGAAGCTCCCGGCCAATTTAGTCTGAATTCCACAAGGATGGAGGGAATTTCTGGATGCACTGCTGGGTTGTATCCACATCCCAGGAGGGATTTTCCCAAGGCTGGATTTCGCTCTGCGCTTTTC
Coding sequences within it:
- the LOC132324472 gene encoding GDNF-inducible zinc finger protein 1-like isoform X1, with translation MEKKILMKSKVAAPNLLRALHSLYRLGHLCDVTVLTQHLGIQEEFLAHKAVLAASSNYFKGLFLHQEMLDTQKCTVTLPDIYTEEFTSFLEFVYTAEVEIEAGKLQRMKEIAERLECKDLLDICEEVKAEGRKGLDLSLHLKGQRGENRGSQWPCIQQEENPRNSSQVMAIPVQRKLWDRQKHQELLPGYELIESQAGGLEQEATAFPAPKSRPAKLPKCNKPHSPARLGVDITSLENKDGHSLGRGQEQKRESQACPYCDKAISSKCGLAVHVRTHTGDGPYRCQRCPASFAHRAAYTSHLRKIHESGQERKLLPVYWMVVPPTHGPNPTSHDKDPDGETWDGTPETSGCEEDAGNSSVAEAERGKEQEESQEAEGGNEDEGGMSVKGEEQGDYDTGYSEIEGSRDNEECSEEEEEEDEASTEKDSKEPEPGFKLKKASRSVASKKSIYVIQCDKCQEQFVSRKKYVDHCRDVHQSLPGKVYRCEVCSKAFASYTSWKEHRACVHSEERRFSCSLCQATFKRKRDVRTHSMRKHEGRAKRPLCSVCGKILSSRTALVFHMRTHTGEKPYECGVCHSRFAQPSQLKIHTRSHTGEKPYICEDCGASFADRGKLTGHKRTHTGERLFRCDVCGKHFATNEYLKCHKRCHLGAKPYRCEVCGKAFGLRASLAQHSNVHAGCSKPHPALNTSRECCSVMSWFASETRPYFCEQCGKAFTQQGALRRHQRIHTGEKPYKCRACDRTFTDMSTLRRHVAIHDRNAHWRSFLIDLTPKKDHNWSKIETLAEAHPGGDPVPEFWSVDHGKLYKPGSAKAAAAHVTPGLGDTGDTDSSLLYL
- the LOC132324472 gene encoding zinc finger protein 665-like isoform X2, whose product is MEKKILMKSKVAAPNLLRALHSLYRLGHLCDVTVLTQHLGIQEEFLAHKAVLAASSNYFKGLFLHQEMLDTQKCTVTLPDIYTEEFTSFLEFVYTAEVEIEAGKLQRMKEIAERLECKDLLDICEEVKAEGRKGLDLSLHLKGQRGENRGSQWPCIQQEENPRNSSQVMAIPVQRKLWDRQKHQELLPGYELIESQAGGLEQEATAFPAPKSRPAKLPKCNKPHSPARLGVDITSLENKDGHSLGRGQEQKRESQACPYCDKAISSKCGLAVHVRTHTGDGPYRCQRCPASFAHRAAYTSHLRKIHESGQERKLLPVYWMVVPPTHGPNPTSHDKDPDGETWDGTPETSGCEEDAGNSSVAEAERGKEQEESQEAEGGNEDEGGMSVKGEEQGDYDTGYSEIEGSRDNEECSEEEEEEDEASTEKDSKEPEPGFKLKKASRSVASKKSIYVIQCDKCQEQFVSRKKYVDHCRDVHQSLPGKVYRCEVCSKAFASYTSWKEHRACVHSEERRFSCSLCQATFKRKRDVRTHSMRKHEGRAKRPLCSVCGKILSSRTALVFHMRTHTGEKPYECGVCHSRFAQPSQLKIHTRSHTGEKPYICEDCGASFADRGKLTGHKRTHTGERLFRCDVCGKHFATNEYLKCHKRCHLGAKPYRCEVCGKAFGLRASLAQHSNVHAETRPYFCEQCGKAFTQQGALRRHQRIHTGEKPYKCRACDRTFTDMSTLRRHVAIHDRNAHWRSFLIDLTPKKDHNWSKIETLAEAHPGGDPVPEFWSVDHGKLYKPGSAKAAAAHVTPGLGDTGDTDSSLLYL
- the LOC132324472 gene encoding GDNF-inducible zinc finger protein 1-like isoform X3, with the translated sequence MEKKILMKSKVAAPNLLRALHSLYRLGHLCDVTVLTQHLGIQEEFLAHKAVLAASSNYFKGLFLHQEMLDTQKCTVTLPDIYTEEFTSFLEFVYTAEVEIEAGKLQRMKEIAERLECKDLLDICEEVKAEGRKGLDLSLHLKGQRGENRGSQWPCIQQEENPRNSSQVMAIPVQRKLWDRQKHQELLPGYELIESQAGGLEQEATAFPAPKSRPAKLPKCNKPHSPARLGVDITSLENKDGHSLGRGQEQKRESQACPYCDKAISSKCGLAVHVRTHTGDGPYRCQRCPASFAHRAAYTSHLRKIHESGQERKLLPVYWMVVPPTHGPNPTSHDKDPDGETWDGTPETSGCEEDAGNSSVAEAERGKEQEESQEAEGGNEDEGGMSVKGEEQGDYDTGYSEIEGSRDNEECSEEEEEEDEASTEKDSKEPEPGFKLKKASRSVASKKSIYVIQCDKCQEQFVSRKKYVDHCRDVHQSLPGKVYRCEVCSKAFASYTSWKEHRACVHSEERRFSCSLCQATFKRKRDVRTHSMRKHEGRAKRPLCSVCGKILSSRTALVFHMRTHTGEKPYECGVCHSRFAQPSQLKIHTRSHTGEKPYICEDCGASFADRGKLTGHKRTHTGERLFRCDVCGKHFATNEYLKCHKRCHLGAKPYRCEVCGKAFGLRASLAQHSNVHADP